The Puntigrus tetrazona isolate hp1 chromosome 4, ASM1883169v1, whole genome shotgun sequence genome includes a window with the following:
- the csrp2 gene encoding cysteine and glycine-rich protein 2 has product MPNWGGGNQCGACRGTVYHAEEVQCDGRSFHKSCFLCMVCRKGLDSTTLAIHDQEIYCKSCYGKKNGPKGYGYGQGAGTLNMDRGERLGIKPEETQTHRPTTNPNPSRLAQKFGGSEKCARCGESVYAAEKVMSAGKPWHKNCFRCAKCGKSLESTTQTEKDGEIYCKACYAKNFGPKGFGYGQGAGALVHAR; this is encoded by the exons ATGCCGAACTGGGGCGGAGGAAATCAATGCGGCGCGTGCCGAGGGACGGTGTACCACGCTGAAGAGGTCCAGTGTGACGGGAGGAGCTTTCACAAGAGCTGCTTCCTCTGCA TGGTCTGCAGAAAGGGGTTAGACAGCACCACGCTGGCCATCCACGACCAAGAAATCTACTGCAAGTCCTGCTACGGGAAAAAGAACGGCCCGAAAGGATACGGCTACGGTCAGGGAGCAGGGACGCTCAACATGGACCGAGGGGAGAGACTGGGCATCAAACCAGAAGA AACCCAAACTCACCGACCCACCACCAACCCAAACCCGTCCCGGTTGGCGCAGAAGTTCGGCGGCTCGGAGAAGTGCGCTCGCTGCGGAGAGTCCGTGTACGCCGCCGAGAAAGTGATGAGCGCTGGGAAG CCGTGGCATAAGAACTGCTTTCGCTGTGCCaagtgtgggaagagtttggAGTCGACCACTCAGACGGAGAAAGACGGAGAAATCTACTGCAAAG cctGTTACGCGAAGAACTTCGGCCCCAAAGGATTTGGATACGGTCAGGGAGCAGGAGCCCTGGTTCACGCTCGGTGA